A genomic region of Bradyrhizobium sp. ORS 278 contains the following coding sequences:
- the poxB gene encoding ubiquinone-dependent pyruvate dehydrogenase gives MTTIADQIVETLEIAGVKRIYGVVGDSLNGLTESLRVRKTIDWVHVRHEEAAAFAASGESQITGGLAVCAGSCGPGNLHLINGLYDAQRSRTPVLAIAAHIPSSEIGGGYFQETHPQNLFRECSVYCELISDPTQMPFVLDNAIRAAIGERGVAVIVIPGDVALKAAPKRALPPAIGLRPPKPVVRPAEPELDALAALLNGARRVTLFCGRGCAGAHAELMQLAETLQSPIVHALGGKEHVEYDNLYDVGLTGFIGFSSGYHAMHSCDTLLMLGTDFPYKQFIPSDIKIAQVDIRPSQLGRRARLDVGVVGDVGETLRALLPKLTAKSDRGHLDENLKRYVAARKGLDDLAVGTPGRPPIHPQYLTRLISENAADDAVFTFDVGTPTIWAARYIAMNGRRRLVGSLVHGSMANAMSQGIGVQAAQAGRQVISLSGDGGFAMLMGDLITLKQMKLPVKVAIYNNGTLGFVALEMKASGFVEHGTDLENPDFAAMAKAMGIHGRRVEDPGELPGAVAEWLAHDGPAVLDVVTAKQELSMPPTIGLEQVKGFSVWLIRAVMSGRGDEVIDLAKENLLPR, from the coding sequence ATGACCACCATCGCAGATCAGATCGTCGAGACTCTCGAGATTGCCGGCGTGAAGCGCATCTACGGCGTCGTCGGCGACAGCCTCAACGGGCTGACGGAGTCGCTGCGCGTCCGCAAGACGATCGACTGGGTGCATGTCCGTCATGAGGAAGCCGCAGCGTTTGCAGCTTCGGGAGAATCGCAGATCACCGGCGGCCTCGCGGTTTGCGCCGGCTCTTGTGGCCCGGGCAATCTTCATCTCATCAACGGTCTCTACGACGCGCAACGCAGCCGCACGCCGGTGCTGGCGATCGCCGCGCACATTCCGTCGAGCGAGATCGGCGGCGGCTACTTCCAGGAGACTCATCCCCAGAATCTGTTCCGCGAATGCAGCGTCTATTGCGAGCTGATCTCCGATCCGACGCAGATGCCGTTCGTGCTGGACAACGCGATCCGCGCCGCGATCGGCGAGCGCGGCGTCGCCGTGATCGTCATTCCCGGCGACGTCGCGCTGAAGGCGGCGCCGAAGCGCGCGCTGCCGCCAGCGATCGGCCTGCGGCCGCCGAAGCCGGTGGTGCGCCCGGCCGAGCCGGAGCTCGATGCGCTGGCGGCGCTGCTCAATGGCGCTCGGCGTGTGACGTTGTTCTGCGGCCGCGGCTGCGCCGGCGCGCATGCCGAGCTGATGCAGCTCGCCGAGACGCTGCAAAGCCCGATCGTGCATGCACTCGGCGGCAAGGAGCATGTCGAATACGACAATCTCTATGACGTCGGCCTCACCGGCTTCATCGGCTTCTCCTCGGGCTATCACGCCATGCACAGCTGCGACACGCTGCTGATGCTCGGCACCGATTTTCCCTACAAGCAGTTCATTCCGTCGGACATCAAGATCGCCCAGGTCGACATCCGCCCGAGCCAGCTCGGCCGCCGCGCCCGCCTCGACGTCGGCGTGGTCGGCGATGTCGGGGAGACTCTTCGCGCATTGCTGCCGAAGCTCACGGCGAAGTCCGACCGCGGCCATCTCGACGAGAACCTCAAGCGCTATGTCGCCGCCCGCAAGGGCCTCGACGATCTCGCCGTCGGCACGCCTGGCCGTCCGCCGATCCATCCGCAATATCTGACGCGGCTGATCAGCGAGAACGCCGCCGATGATGCCGTCTTCACCTTCGACGTCGGCACTCCCACGATCTGGGCCGCGCGCTACATCGCGATGAACGGCCGCCGCCGGCTCGTGGGCTCGCTGGTGCATGGCTCGATGGCCAATGCGATGTCGCAAGGCATCGGCGTCCAGGCCGCGCAGGCGGGGCGGCAGGTGATCTCGTTGTCGGGCGACGGCGGCTTCGCGATGCTGATGGGCGATCTGATCACGCTCAAGCAGATGAAGCTGCCCGTGAAGGTCGCGATCTACAACAACGGCACGCTCGGCTTCGTCGCATTGGAGATGAAGGCGTCCGGCTTCGTCGAGCACGGCACCGATCTGGAGAATCCGGATTTCGCCGCGATGGCCAAGGCGATGGGCATCCATGGCCGCCGCGTCGAGGATCCCGGCGAGCTGCCGGGCGCGGTCGCCGAATGGCTCGCGCATGATGGCCCCGCGGTGCTCGACGTCGTCACCGCCAAGCAGGAGCTGTCGATGCCGCCGACCATCGGCCTGGAACAGGTCAAGGGCTTCAGCGTCTGGCTGATCCGTGCCGTCATGAGCGGCCGCGGCGACGAGGTGATCGACCTGGCAAAAGAAAATCTGCTGCCGCGATGA
- a CDS encoding DUF2948 family protein — protein MTDRLKLIALDADDLAVISAHVQDARVQPADIIWRQAEKRLVIGMNRLDWEQALHGENEPRRLLAALRFDRVLACKSRRIDLAAPDAVLELIGIEFHPGTEAPAGSALLLFSHGGALRLDVECLECELTDLGADDLGTSDVIDDIPPLTG, from the coding sequence GTGACCGACCGGCTCAAACTGATCGCGCTCGACGCCGACGATCTCGCCGTGATTTCCGCCCACGTCCAAGATGCGCGGGTGCAGCCGGCCGACATCATCTGGCGCCAGGCCGAGAAGCGGCTGGTGATCGGCATGAACCGGCTCGACTGGGAGCAGGCGCTGCATGGCGAGAACGAGCCGCGCCGGCTGTTGGCCGCGTTGCGCTTCGACCGGGTGCTGGCCTGCAAGTCGCGCCGCATCGACCTCGCTGCGCCGGATGCCGTGCTGGAGCTGATCGGCATCGAATTCCATCCCGGCACCGAGGCGCCCGCCGGCAGCGCGCTGCTGCTGTTCTCCCACGGCGGCGCGCTGCGGCTGGATGTCGAATGCCTGGAATGCGAGCTGACCGATCTCGGTGCCGATGACCTCGGCACCTCCGACGTGATCGACGACATCCCGCCGCTGACCGGGTAG
- the murA gene encoding UDP-N-acetylglucosamine 1-carboxyvinyltransferase: MDRIRIVGGNPLHGTIPISGAKNAALPLMIAGLLTPETLILDNVPRLADVAQLQRILGNHGVDIMSVGKRPGDGQYQGQTLQISAASIIDTTAPYELVSRMRASFWVIAPLLARMHEARVSLPGGCAIGTRPVDLLIMALTRLGASIDIDAGYVVAKAPGGLRGGTIDFPKVTVGGTHVAVMAASLAKGTTVVTNAACEPEISDLADCLNKMGARISGAGTPVIEIEGVASLHGARHTVLPDRIEAGTYAIATAMTGGDVQLAGARPELLQSALDVLAEAGAEISSDAEGIRVVRNGHGIRPVQVTTAPFPGFPTDLQAQLMALMVRAQGASAITETIFENRFMHVQELARFGARISLDGETARIEGISTLRGAPVMATDLRASVSLVIAGLAAEGETMINRVYHLDRGFERLEDKLKACGATIERIRE; this comes from the coding sequence ATGGATCGCATTCGCATCGTCGGCGGCAACCCGCTTCACGGCACCATTCCGATTTCGGGCGCGAAGAACGCCGCTTTGCCGCTGATGATCGCGGGCCTGCTGACACCGGAGACGCTGATCCTGGACAACGTCCCCCGCCTCGCCGACGTCGCGCAGCTGCAGCGCATTCTCGGCAATCACGGCGTGGACATCATGTCCGTCGGCAAGCGCCCCGGCGATGGCCAGTACCAGGGCCAGACCTTGCAGATCTCGGCGGCCAGCATCATCGACACCACCGCGCCTTATGAGCTGGTGTCGCGGATGCGCGCCAGCTTCTGGGTGATCGCGCCGCTGCTCGCGCGCATGCACGAGGCGCGGGTGTCGCTGCCCGGCGGCTGCGCTATCGGCACGCGGCCGGTGGATCTCCTGATCATGGCGCTCACGAGGCTCGGCGCCAGCATCGACATTGACGCCGGCTACGTCGTCGCCAAGGCGCCAGGCGGCCTGCGCGGCGGCACGATCGATTTCCCCAAGGTCACCGTCGGCGGCACCCATGTTGCGGTCATGGCAGCGAGCCTCGCCAAGGGTACGACGGTCGTCACCAATGCCGCGTGCGAGCCGGAGATCTCCGATCTCGCCGACTGCTTGAACAAGATGGGCGCACGCATCTCCGGCGCCGGTACGCCTGTTATCGAGATCGAGGGCGTGGCCTCGCTGCATGGCGCGCGGCACACGGTGCTGCCGGATCGCATCGAGGCCGGCACCTACGCGATCGCCACCGCCATGACCGGCGGCGACGTCCAGCTTGCCGGCGCGCGGCCGGAGCTGCTGCAGTCCGCGCTCGACGTGCTGGCCGAGGCTGGCGCGGAGATCTCCAGCGATGCGGAGGGTATTCGCGTGGTGCGCAATGGCCACGGCATCCGCCCGGTGCAGGTCACCACCGCGCCGTTTCCCGGCTTCCCGACCGATCTCCAGGCGCAGCTGATGGCGCTGATGGTGCGGGCGCAGGGCGCCTCGGCGATCACCGAGACCATCTTTGAAAACCGTTTCATGCACGTCCAGGAACTCGCCCGCTTCGGCGCGCGTATCAGTCTGGACGGCGAGACCGCGCGGATCGAGGGCATCTCGACCCTGCGCGGCGCGCCTGTGATGGCGACCGACCTGCGCGCCTCGGTGTCGCTGGTGATTGCGGGGCTGGCGGCGGAAGGCGAGACCATGATCAATCGCGTCTACCATCTCGATCGCGGCTTCGAGCGGCTGGAGGACAAGCTGAAGGCCTGCGGCGCGACGATCGAGCGCATTCGCGAATGA
- a CDS encoding cyclic nucleotide-binding domain-containing thioredoxin-disulfide reductase has protein sequence MTVTDGTTAGAAAGRAELAKTFVRFEQTFPELTPQEIARLRGFGEIRTYRDGELLFETGKPGPGMFVILKGHVAITQRDGLGHVTPVIDQGPGQFLAEIGQLSGRIALVDGHAEGEVEVILIRPDKLRALLIAEAELGERIMRALILRRVNLIQGGAGGPVLIGPPQSAAIARLQSFLTRNGFPHHLLDPAADHDAADLIARYSPTPAELPLVVVSDGSVLRNPSENELARAVGMIGGPRGEKIYDVAVVGCGPAGLATAVYGASEGLSVAVLDSRAFGGQAGASARIENYFGFPTGITGLALTARAFNQAQKFGAEIMIPVSVTALDCERKNGAFVLALEGGDEVRARSVVVASGARYRRPDLDRLKEFEGRGVWYWASPIEARLCAGQEVALVGGGNSAGQAAVFLSGHVKKVRMIIRGGGLAASMSRYLIERIEATPNIELMFNTEVVALDGGTDAGLERITLKSRLSGEETPANISNLFLFVGADPATGWLGNCGVTLDRAGFVVTGAQSEQNAGRMVSPLETSVPGVYAVGDVRSGSVKRVGGAIGEGAQVVAALHGFLADPLVPPV, from the coding sequence ATGACGGTGACTGACGGGACGACGGCGGGTGCCGCGGCGGGGCGTGCGGAGCTGGCCAAAACCTTTGTCCGGTTCGAGCAGACCTTCCCGGAGCTGACGCCGCAGGAGATCGCCCGCCTGCGCGGCTTCGGCGAGATCAGGACCTATCGCGACGGTGAGCTGCTGTTCGAGACGGGCAAGCCTGGTCCCGGCATGTTCGTGATCCTCAAGGGCCACGTCGCCATCACCCAGCGCGACGGCCTGGGTCACGTCACGCCCGTGATCGACCAGGGCCCGGGACAGTTTCTCGCCGAGATCGGCCAGCTCTCCGGCCGGATCGCCCTGGTCGACGGTCATGCCGAAGGCGAGGTCGAGGTCATCCTGATTCGCCCGGACAAGCTGCGGGCGCTGCTGATCGCCGAGGCCGAGCTTGGCGAGCGCATCATGCGGGCGCTGATCCTGCGCCGGGTCAATCTGATCCAGGGCGGTGCTGGCGGCCCGGTCCTGATCGGCCCGCCGCAATCGGCGGCGATCGCGCGGTTGCAGAGCTTTCTCACCCGCAACGGTTTTCCGCACCACCTGCTCGATCCCGCCGCCGATCACGATGCCGCCGATCTGATCGCGCGCTATTCGCCGACGCCGGCCGAACTGCCGCTCGTCGTGGTCTCCGACGGCAGCGTGCTGCGCAATCCCAGCGAGAACGAGCTGGCGCGCGCCGTCGGCATGATCGGCGGTCCGCGCGGCGAGAAGATCTACGACGTCGCCGTGGTCGGCTGCGGACCGGCGGGACTTGCCACCGCGGTGTATGGCGCCTCCGAAGGCCTCTCCGTGGCGGTGCTGGATTCCCGCGCCTTCGGCGGCCAGGCCGGCGCCAGCGCGCGCATCGAGAATTATTTCGGCTTTCCGACCGGAATCACCGGGCTCGCGCTGACCGCCCGCGCCTTCAACCAGGCGCAGAAATTCGGCGCCGAGATCATGATCCCGGTATCGGTGACGGCGCTCGATTGCGAGCGCAAGAATGGCGCCTTCGTGCTGGCGCTGGAGGGCGGCGACGAGGTGCGGGCCCGCTCGGTCGTGGTCGCCAGCGGCGCGCGCTACCGGCGTCCCGATCTTGATCGCCTCAAGGAGTTCGAGGGCCGCGGCGTCTGGTACTGGGCCTCGCCGATCGAGGCGCGGCTGTGCGCGGGCCAGGAGGTCGCGCTGGTCGGCGGCGGGAATTCGGCGGGACAGGCGGCGGTGTTTCTCTCCGGGCACGTCAAGAAGGTGCGGATGATCATCCGCGGCGGCGGGCTCGCCGCATCGATGTCGCGCTACCTGATCGAGCGGATCGAGGCGACGCCGAATATCGAGCTCATGTTCAACACCGAGGTGGTCGCGCTCGACGGCGGCACTGATGCGGGGCTTGAGCGCATCACGCTGAAGAGCCGGCTGTCCGGCGAGGAGACGCCGGCCAATATCAGCAATCTCTTTCTCTTCGTCGGCGCCGATCCCGCCACCGGCTGGCTCGGCAATTGCGGCGTGACGCTGGACCGCGCCGGATTCGTCGTGACCGGCGCGCAGTCCGAGCAGAATGCCGGGCGGATGGTGTCGCCGCTGGAGACCTCGGTGCCGGGTGTCTATGCGGTGGGCGACGTGCGCTCCGGCTCGGTCAAGCGGGTCGGTGGTGCGATCGGCGAGGGCGCTCAGGTGGTGGCCGCGCTGCACGGCTTTCTTGCCGATCCGCTGGTGCCGCCGGTCTGA